The genomic stretch GTaaagcaacaacaaagagatgcgAGAACCAGAAAATCACCTTAAAGACGTAGAAAAGATGtgaaacaatcacaaaaataacTGACCACACATAAAAGatgccacagacacacaacaaaggTGTAAAGAGAGACGACAGGAgcataaaaccaccacaaaacaaacataaagacgacaaagaggcacaaaaagcagctaaacaagcacaaaaagacacaaagagacacaaaaagcagctaaacaaacacaaaaagacacaaagagacacaaaaagcagctaaacaagcacaaaaagacacaaacacacacagtgtgcCCTGAAGACACATGGAAGAAggacaacaaaacacaagctgcaaaataaaatcacaaaatgacaagaaaaatctgagtttggaagatataaaacaaacacaaaaacacaactgagagctcctaaagagagaaaaaaaaactacacaaaaaacataaaatgaccttTAAGAttaataaaaagacaacaaagtaacagaaaagaaacacagagaatTATGACATGGAAATAAACCATAAGATGCAAAGACATTAAAAaccctgaaaacagaaacaaccgtgaagacaaaaagacaagtaCGACAACGAGAGATgacagaaaagatgcaaaatatccACAGAAACGTCAAAAACAAGCACAGCAAACACCAAAAGGGCTATCCTATCctaaaaaaaatgatgacaaaaacataaaaagacgCAAAGCAAATGAAAGAACCTCCAAACAGCCTTTCAGGATTCCAGAAAGATACAATAagaagtaaaaacacacaaaaactactGAATGACTTCACAGATTTATGAAAACACTAAAAGGTTTTCTAAAGACTTATAAGAAGACTGAAGAGAATCTTTGAAAATCCcaattaaccctttgatgcacaacagtGGTCGAATGatacccatattcaatggaatattCAATGGAATATTCAATGGAATATTCAACGGAATATTCAACGGAATATTCAACGGAATATTCAGTGGAATATTCAATGGAATATTCAGTGGAATATTCAGTGGAATATTCAATGGAATATTCAATGGAATATTCAATGGAATATTCAGTGGAATATTCAATGGAATATTCAATGGAATATTCAACGGAATATTCAGTGCAATATCCAATGGAATATTCAGTGGAAAATTCAATGGAATATTCAGTGGAATCTTCAGTGGAATATTCAATGGAATATTCAATGGAATATTCAATGGAATATTCAGTGGAATATTCAGTGGAATATTCAATGGAATATTCAACGGAATATTCAGTGGAATATTCAATGGAATATTCAACGGAATATTCAGTGCAATATCCAATGGAATATTCAGTGGAAAATTCAATGGAATATTCAGTGGAATCTTCAGTGGAATATTCAATGGAATATTCAATGGAATATTCAATGGAATATTCAGTGGAATATTCAGTGGAATATTCAATGGAATATTCAACGGAATATTCAGTGGAATATTCAATGGAATATTCAACGGAATATTCAACGGAATATTCAGTGCAATATCTAATGGAATATTCAGTGGAAAATTCAATGGAATATTCAATGGAATATTCAGTGGAATATGGGTATCTTTGGACCCTTGTTGTGCATCGAAACAaccattaagaaaaaaaagagaaaaaaagaaagagaaaaaaaaaaaaaaaaaaaaaaaaaaaaaaaaaaaagaaacaaccattaagaaacataaaaacctgaaaaagacacgtaaaaaaaatgcaaagcaaGTGAAAAAAAGAATCCTCCAATCGGCCTTTCAGGATTACAGAAAGATCCAATAAGGAGTAAAAAGGCCAGAAACTACTAGAGTGAaccactgcagacacacaaccagaccACAGAAAGTTCCTCTGAGACCTTTAAAGGAGTCGAAGTTCTCACCCAGCAGAGGGTCCACGTCTCTCTTGGGGTTGTAGAAGAAGCCTCGGTCTCCACAGACCAGGTAAAGGGCATCGACCAGGTGAGATCCACACAGGTGCTGCGGGGCGGCGACGGCCTGAGAGCTTGGCCACGATACcaccagcagaaccagcaggGAGAAGGACTGAAGCCACAGCGCCGCCATCTGGATGagacctgaacaccaggacacgGTTCAGACGGAAAACCTCCAGAGAGGCTGGAAGCTGCAggaccaagaagaagaagaagaactcaCCTGGAGAGTCGGAggtaagaggaggaggatggtgaCGAGCCGGTCAGAGTGAGGAAGAACCGAAGCTCTGCTCTCCTTTTATAGACCTGGACCcagacctggacctggacctggacacGGACACGCCTCCAGCTCTGATTCCTTGGGTTCAGAAGTCCTGGGAGGAGATGGAAACTCAGATTAGTGGACAAACACGAGCTCAGCACAACAGCAGCACTtagtaaaacaaacagcagctaatgAGGCGACATGATGTGATGACCTCGTCCAGACCAATCCTCAGCACTCATTAACCcgcagtaatcagattactgtcTCTGGTATCAGATTACAAACTGAAGGCAGGCTCCATAGCAGGATCTAAAGTTCAGCTTCACTTAGGAGACTCTTGACTTCTTTCAGTCCTTCATAAGagtctaaaaccagtcaaaaaccagtctgaaaccagtctaaagCCAGtctaaaacaaatttaa from Amphiprion ocellaris isolate individual 3 ecotype Okinawa chromosome 14, ASM2253959v1, whole genome shotgun sequence encodes the following:
- the ins gene encoding insulin isoform X1 translates to MAALWLQSFSLLVLLVVSWPSSQAVAAPQHLCGSHLVDALYLVCGDRGFFYNPKRDVDPLLGENFDSFKGFLPSKAGAAVAGGDNEAAEFAFKDQIMEMMVKRGIVEQCCHKPCNIFDLQNYCN
- the ins gene encoding insulin isoform X2; its protein translation is MAALWLQSFSLLVLLVVSWPSSQAVAAPQHLCGSHLVDALYLVCGDRGFFYNPKRDVDPLLGFLPSKAGAAVAGGDNEAAEFAFKDQIMEMMVKRGIVEQCCHKPCNIFDLQNYCN